In one Mus pahari chromosome 21, PAHARI_EIJ_v1.1, whole genome shotgun sequence genomic region, the following are encoded:
- the Bricd5 gene encoding BRICHOS domain-containing protein 5, translated as MSPHTILSPFPEQVGSRVSKPEAPQPVLCPQVKTKPCHRGWRAAGLPLLLTLLAVGAVAGGLLGFMYSSPKPLLQMLRKTFPSSRVPWPNQTTLVDVAQNMATIVVTPFHSNHSWAVLFDGQNGYICYRPAEHQACFLRLMEAGDWETLQLLLSTSRAQESHVPGRDTHYAQELLAVLGGHTVDPTQVGVSVQHLCADTPIYWARLAEGPQRQRLIYLCIDICFPSNICVSVCFYYLPD; from the exons atgtcACCACATACCATCCTCAGCCCCTTCCCTGAGCAAGTTGGCTCCCGAGTCTCTAAGCCAGAAGCCCCACAGCCAGTTCTGTGCCCTCAGGTGAAGACCAAACCCTgccataggggctggagagcagcAGGCCTGCCGCTGCTGCTGACACTGCTCGCTGTGGGGGCCGTGGCTGGGGGGCTTCTTGGCTTCATGTACAGCTCTCCCAAG CCATTGCTGCAGATGCTCCGAAAGACCTTCCCGAGCTCCAGGGTCCCCTGGCCCAACCAAACCACTCTAGTGGATGTGGCCCAGAACATGGCGACCATTGTGGTGACTCCGTTTCATAGCAACCACAGCTGGGCCGTGCTGTTCGACGGGCAAAAC gGGTACATCTGTTACCGCCCTGCAGAGCACCAGGCCTGCTTCCTCCGTCTGATGGAAGCCGGAGATTGGGAGAccctgcagctgctgctgagcACTTCCAGG GCCCAAGAGTCACATGTACCTGGCCGGGATACTCACTATGCCCAGGAACTGCTGGCAGTTTTGGGGGGCCATACTGTGGACCCTACCCAAGTGGGAGTTTCAGTACAACACCTTTGTGCAGACACTCCCATCTACTGGGCCCGACTGGCAGAGG GGCCCCAGAGACAGCGGCTGATCTACCTCTGCATTGACATCTGCTTTCCGAGCaacatctgtgtgtctgtctgcttttATTACCTCCCAGACTAA